GATGTTCAAGCAGGTGACGGGTGAGAATGTGGGGTCTTACGTGAGAAGCCGTCAGCTGTCTAAATCTGCCATTGCATTAAGGTTGACCAGCCGGTCAATTTTAGATATCTCCGATATGTATCAGTTCGATTCACAACAATCTTTTACCAGGGCATTTAAGAACCAATTCGGAGAAACGCCTGCGCGTTACCGTCGTGCTGAGGATTGGGATGCTCAGGGGATCAAACCACCGATCGTATTGGAAGATGAAAAACTACCTCCGGTATCATTTGTGGAGCTGGACGAATTCAGGATCTATGCGGTAACAGGAAAGTATCACAGCACCCTGGATACGTATTCCCACTCCCGAAGAGTGATACGTGAAAAACTCTGGCAGGAGATTATTGATAGAAATCGCACACTGCCGGGGATTATTTATGGCGTGGATAAAGTCATGCCTGGACTGAGCACCTATGATGAACAGATATTGTTCTATGGTATTGGTATGCTCAGAGAGGATATGGACACATCCTATGACAGATATGATGAGATTGTGGTTGAAAAGGGGCTCTATGCCCAATTTGGCTACTATGGTAAATGTTCAGAGTTTCAGGATTTTATTCTAAAACTCTATCATACCAGCTTGCCGACATTAGGATTGATACGGCGGCGAGGTATGGATGTTGAGCGATACTATACCGACCAAAACAGGAAGTCCTCTGAACTGCCAGATATGATCTTTTGCGACTATCTTATACCCGTACGCCATCATGACCAGGAAACGCTAATCTCACCCACAATACCGGTTATAGCGTAAACGCGGTGCCAGATATCAAAATAAGCGCATGTGAATCATGCGCTTTTATTTTAATCTGAAATCTAATGCAGTTGGTCAAAACGATAGACCAATCCTAATGCGGCAATCAACCATACAACCGGAAGCGCCAGGGCTGCAAGCACGGCATTGATAGAGAATAACAAGCCTAAATTGAGCGTGATTTGATAGCTTATATAGGTCAGCAAGCCAACAATCACCGCTATCGCTAATCTGCTCCCCATGCCCGGTGAACGGGGATTGCTAAAAGTAAAGGGAACCGCCAGCAAAATCATCGCCAGAATCAAAATGGGTCGCCCCAGTTTTTGCCATAGTGCAATCTGGAACTCTTCGCTGGGCTGTCCGGTATTCTTCAGATAACGAATGTAGCGCTGCAGTTGTGGAATAGAAAAACTCTCACCCGGCATAGTTAACTCAGTCAAACTCATCCCATCAAAAATCGGGGACCACGGCAGACTCTCTTTGGTTTGCGTCGTTTCTGCACCCTCATTCCATTCTTTTAGATTAACGTTGTGAAGCATCCACATGCCGTTGCTCTGAATAGTTGCATTCTCAGCATAAATATAGGATTCCAGCGACAGGTCCGGTTTATAGTGGAATATCTCAACGCCGACAGGTTGCTGATGTTCATCTAAAGCTTTAACCGTCACGTATTCATCGTATTTTCGTGCCCATAAGGCATTGACGGAGCTATCAGTTTGGCCTGAATGGGCGATGGCTGAACGCTTCAGTTGCAATGCCTGCTGTTGTAACGGCGAAGCGGCCCATTCATCTAATGCACCCAGTGACAGCGTCAGGAAGATACCAGAACATAAGACAATCATCGCGATGCGAAAGATGGACAGACCGGCAGATCGAATTGCGGTCAATTCCAGACTTTTAGACAGTTGTCCAAGTCCGACGATGCCACCCAGCAGCGCAATAAAAGGTCCTAAATCAATCAATGTCCTTGGTAGCGTCATTAACACCACCATCAGTGCCTGTGACCAGCGATACCCGCCCGTGCTGACGTCGTCGAGTTCGTTAATCAGATTAAAGGTACTAAAAAGAGGGATCAATAATCCGGCAGCGGCGGCAAAGCCGATGAAAACATTGCGTATCAGATAGCGACTAAAAATCTTCATCGAAACAATCTCTTCAAAAGAGACAGCTCGTGAGCAATAAATAGCAAAACGACGATCAGCATGATGAAAGGAACCACCCACAAACCAGGCATGGCGGGCAGGGAGTGATTAGAAACCAGGGTGCGGGTGAGGTTGCCACCATAATAAATAGCCGTGAACATAATCGTCAGCGGAAGCAGGGTGGAAAAACGACCCTGCCGGGGTTTAATTTTACTGAGAAAAATGGCCAGGAAAGCCATCAGAACCGCGGTAATGCCACGACTTTGTCGCCATTGTAATTCCGCAGTATCACCGGGGTCGGAAGAACGGGCTAACTCGGCCACCGAAGCCGACTTACGGCGAACCTCTATATTCTGGATAATTGGCTTAAGATCCATCTTCAGGTTAGTAAAAGTCTGTCTTTTATCAAAGGTCCCGGTGCGGTCCAGAACATACGAGGTACCGGAGCGAAGCAGCACGGAAGGACTTGATGGCGAAGGGTCAATCACATCCACAGAGTGTGCCCGATAGACGCTGGTCTTGCCGCCAGAGTTGGTATAAATCAGTGCATCAGTCAGATGATTTTCATCTTTGTTGATGCGCGAAGCCAGCACCATTCTTCCATCATCGCTGGTATTAAACTTATTTGCCTGAAAATGGCTGACATCCAGTTCAGATTGCGATTGTTGTTCCAGTTGATAAATTTTTGCATAAGCCCAGGGTCTGCCATACAAAGACAGGACCGTCACCAGGATGCCTAAAGGAATGGCAAGAACCAGAACGGAATTATAAATTTTGGTTGGTGCTGCACCTGAAGCAAATAAAGCGGTAATTTCTGAATCATTATAAAGCTGGCCCAACGCAACAGCGATAGAGACATATAAGCCGATAGGCAGGAGCATCTCTAATGCGATGATTACCTTGTAGAAAACGACATCAAACACCACGCTCAAAGCCAGTGTCCCGTTCGCCGCTTCCGTCAGGTAACGTTGCGAAGAATAGCAGGCAAACATGAAGATCAGAAAACCAACAATGATCATCACTAATCGGCCAATTTCAGCGATGATGTAGCGTTCAATCAGGTACATAAACGATGGAAATCTCCTGTTATTTGTCTTGTTCAATCAATTGACCCAGCAGATTGATCACATGATTCACTTCTTCAGGGCTTAATGAACCATCTTTTGCCCATTGAACATGGCCATTTTTATCCAGCACAATAATCGTTGAACTCTCTTCCGGAAGACCCCATGCTTTGCGTGCTAATCCGTCACTATCGACGATAAATTGCGCCCACGGATAGTGTCTCTTATTTTTTTCTATTTTACCGCGTACGAAGAAACCCGACCCTGGAATGGCATCATCAGTATTCACAATAGTTGTCGGCTGAAATCGATCTTCGGGAAATTCGGCATCTTTAACGGCCGTTATCAGCATGGAGTTTTTCTTCTTGGCTGAAGTACGACCCGCAATATATTGAATGACGCGAACTTTTCCGGCAAGTTCGGTGCTATCCCAGCGCTTATAGCTGAAGTCTGAGTCGTCAAACAATAATTCGCCACGGTCAGTAATGTTGACCCTGGGGACTGATTGACCATAGACAAAGTTATGGGCTGACACAAAGAAGGGACACCCAAGAAGTATAATGGCAATGAATCTTCGTAACATCATTGAGTATCCCGTCCTGACCTGAGCATCACTGGCCTGAAGCATTACATTGGGTAACTGGTGAGCAGCACTTCCAGACGCTGACGAATATCAACATCTAACGCAGCTGGCTCATCATAGGATCTTTTCCCAGACAGTTTATCCGCCACCATCTCATCATGCTTATCTCCCATTAACCCATTGATTGCGGCAAGAAAGCGGGACATCTGAAAAGCTTCAGCGTTATCCGGGTCAATCGACCTGAGGGTGTCGTAAAACGAAACTTGCTGGCTGACAATTTTACGCACATCATGAAATTGTCTTCCTGTTAACTTCGTATTAGCGACCAGCTCACGCAACGCACGCATTTGTTCCTGGCGATAAGCAATGAAACCTTGCTCAGTCTCCAGCTGAATGTGACGCAGAGAATAACGGATCAGTGACCACACTGGTTTGCTCAGGAAAATACGTAAGATAAAACCATAATATTTCAGGTTGGCTTTATTCCCATTACGGAATGCGTCCTGGAAATGCCCCAGCATAACCGTAGTGATATGGAAAAGGCGTCCTGATTCATGCGCTTTGCTGTACAGACGCTGGGCGAAACGTAAATGCTTATAACGCGCGCGAATGTATTTATAG
The window above is part of the Pantoea cypripedii genome. Proteins encoded here:
- a CDS encoding helix-turn-helix domain-containing protein is translated as MRQYKIIDSLLVWIEDNLTQPLSIDHVAEKSGYSKWHLQRMFKQVTGENVGSYVRSRQLSKSAIALRLTSRSILDISDMYQFDSQQSFTRAFKNQFGETPARYRRAEDWDAQGIKPPIVLEDEKLPPVSFVELDEFRIYAVTGKYHSTLDTYSHSRRVIREKLWQEIIDRNRTLPGIIYGVDKVMPGLSTYDEQILFYGIGMLREDMDTSYDRYDEIVVEKGLYAQFGYYGKCSEFQDFILKLYHTSLPTLGLIRRRGMDVERYYTDQNRKSSELPDMIFCDYLIPVRHHDQETLISPTIPVIA
- the lptG gene encoding LPS export ABC transporter permease LptG, whose translation is MKIFSRYLIRNVFIGFAAAAGLLIPLFSTFNLINELDDVSTGGYRWSQALMVVLMTLPRTLIDLGPFIALLGGIVGLGQLSKSLELTAIRSAGLSIFRIAMIVLCSGIFLTLSLGALDEWAASPLQQQALQLKRSAIAHSGQTDSSVNALWARKYDEYVTVKALDEHQQPVGVEIFHYKPDLSLESYIYAENATIQSNGMWMLHNVNLKEWNEGAETTQTKESLPWSPIFDGMSLTELTMPGESFSIPQLQRYIRYLKNTGQPSEEFQIALWQKLGRPILILAMILLAVPFTFSNPRSPGMGSRLAIAVIVGLLTYISYQITLNLGLLFSINAVLAALALPVVWLIAALGLVYRFDQLH
- the lptF gene encoding LPS export ABC transporter permease LptF; this encodes MYLIERYIIAEIGRLVMIIVGFLIFMFACYSSQRYLTEAANGTLALSVVFDVVFYKVIIALEMLLPIGLYVSIAVALGQLYNDSEITALFASGAAPTKIYNSVLVLAIPLGILVTVLSLYGRPWAYAKIYQLEQQSQSELDVSHFQANKFNTSDDGRMVLASRINKDENHLTDALIYTNSGGKTSVYRAHSVDVIDPSPSSPSVLLRSGTSYVLDRTGTFDKRQTFTNLKMDLKPIIQNIEVRRKSASVAELARSSDPGDTAELQWRQSRGITAVLMAFLAIFLSKIKPRQGRFSTLLPLTIMFTAIYYGGNLTRTLVSNHSLPAMPGLWVVPFIMLIVVLLFIAHELSLLKRLFR
- a CDS encoding YtfJ family protein, coding for MMLRRFIAIILLGCPFFVSAHNFVYGQSVPRVNITDRGELLFDDSDFSYKRWDSTELAGKVRVIQYIAGRTSAKKKNSMLITAVKDAEFPEDRFQPTTIVNTDDAIPGSGFFVRGKIEKNKRHYPWAQFIVDSDGLARKAWGLPEESSTIIVLDKNGHVQWAKDGSLSPEEVNHVINLLGQLIEQDK